One region of Culex pipiens pallens isolate TS chromosome 2, TS_CPP_V2, whole genome shotgun sequence genomic DNA includes:
- the LOC120423258 gene encoding uncharacterized protein LOC120423258 isoform X3, giving the protein MTEPIGSASAAFTNNNNTDGWGDDWGDWGDSGAPQGPQSMAPQQQQPMMQPVGTNHFFQPQPQQQQQQYPPQQTHLDQSNRNFIPAQPAYHHPNYANQQPPPVQQQNYQPTYHHQPQQPYPGQQIPAQQFAPGPNNYFAQQPQRPPSHPPASTTPHQQQPFNQTITDSFDTSGGENWNWSIGDQQPAVVAVAAAPSPKPAEVHQPTYQDPNYSNYSAPIVPPPNNFSLPGAGNNTQPILPPPTAPQQLAPKVQVAQLTRLKNETLSPQWSIESQVSQTSSDRSIESGEIGESRSSNTVPSDDGSSGRHGVENYENIGAYQHGITSGDVPDKLDEALNSLNIKQEPPQEVAPVEERRQEGGGGGYRESSFPPPPPSIAGANQQADGGAAVPLPPKSASKTPPLPPMPTEVAAGGPPPPMQAGPPPKGPAGNPFKRTGQRAHIATPGLAPAPSTSPAFFYQPPAPVVQQEITNLENLVPENQEIPDSRTENVENLEVAPSHDRNQYLQTGHLSEEGYTVSQPIANDPQQADDSLPPPGLSRYVPGQQQSEPHQQQTGHNYPEPPPGLDRMIPGTDLENATDLNMERQVDGEVSDSAASNAVRPSNHREQAISDRNLYLVPGESDTHHHNQQRVIPGVEDDRYAAPQAQPTVDIPINEQTRELVMDGENPHDPPAQQPQQPIHVEISREEPIEGGNTLDDEPAVNSTAAAAGDSALTVEPPRKDPSNTSTADESDKDRSMFYSKGKQSSSRRDEDPLRRSTKSKSSRDRYDTEDSDYSDRERRRREREGSDGHRDRKRGGEKEKERRKEGGGRGERDRDRDRGYDHRDRDRNRYDRERGDRDRYGRKYDRDARYETDGSKYETERSTRYDKDGDGSKRYISREEYYRKREERGGEDHRRYRKEKDRERGGERYREEGRKDDRYRDGDKRRDRHDRRYEYEDYRTGSRNGTERDRARGSREPDDRKDPRDPRSSKYAPSSSSAYGAQQYGGAATAAGYYDPYSYYTQHQAYYEQLRRTNPQAYAEWYRTYYSQIQQQQQQHQQAQVGHIPRDMMAGDDRESVHSGRSSANDKERFNRTTPFLHHQPALVAGMYNPADDYHRHFNNQSQPSAMLDQSFLSDVSGQPTSLPMYHHQQQQQQQRMAGGTFPQHQQRATPLLLDRSYHTDSGYYQPRLDATDGSLRQEQMEVLEPERLTPRKFPEIHSIVSISSGLLVTAKNQLTINGTTDLVKILSLGTNEPTRKLFQSYPGPLVKNKTHKKSVIEFCEEQLRAGPPPCTLIGGHTLIKSRGNSINSLHSFGSSANRGSFTLLWNYIILLLRQNGTFVGTDISELLMQNKVEFPFESAQASARSTNVSGRNSSLSATVERRAAHDAEGEEDSTEQVENAEISTGTDPEVEKKEPLSELEITDKFRNYLIYGNMSEALEWATENNLWGHALFLASKVDSRQHANVMMKFANKLTLNDPLQTLYQLLSGRTPSSVTCVLDEKWGDWRPHLAMLMSNSSAKPELIKKSITTLGDSLYNRGDLYAAHFCYLLSDVTFGRFADVKVDGGATVTANTVVRLILLGSSHMQRTFKEFSTNESIMMTEIYEYARSLNEERYAITELQYYKYLLASRMLDYGMQLKCLLYMEQLAEQIQLDPYRFDSEFIRKVYTLGDRLKYYDPVLEKELDESVDNHGHGNIYTNVEDPAWLQRLSAILINYNSTNASNYAPQSTSYDGQPDYSNNNSQYNSYTGYNTEQRPGAGQEQLQQQPYGIDPTEINNEFTKINQQLGQLNLQYTEGFEPQQQQQQQQQPTPTLNQYDHHNSMAAPSYDQGYDSINQSSMPEEQKQQESYDQQQSPQQQQQPYSYGSYDGSSGQPSLFVPSPVPAGQEQQQQQQQQASPYDYWGANAEPLSKTAIAGLSAASTIAAVHAARQAAASSSPARSSDIPRGTPSPVPAIALQPPSLSSSNAAVGGPDGGGDAINYMPKPSISMPNAVSQRPGFDDEDGSNASPKHGAQANQQQQQQAPQGKGAAPADQSKKGQPAKPAANNQGSGWFGGIWNKLSMKPKNQMILPDDKNPTIVWDPDKKKWVNTEGEAAGEEAFKPPPKMADLMPTGAAQPPPQMQAPAPGPPAPAPVMAISTPSPGYVPGGMAPAPTMNVDPAASLPTGMAAAPQGAAPKVGEPTKVPNLQSNMFKMQRNRTLKKSYVDVFNPSGAAPSRPAESIMAPPVPTMPTPQAGFFVPGPAPAGGAQSNDTAAEGVPQFYNPNQYAGSYQQ; this is encoded by the exons ATGACCGAACCAATTGGTTCTGCGTCAGCAGCATttaccaacaacaacaataccGATGGCTGGGGTGACGACTGGGGCGATTGGGGAGACTCCGGCGCTCCCCAAGGTCCTCAATCGATGgcaccgcagcagcagcagccgatgATGCAGCCTGTGGGAACAAATCATTTCTTCCAACCTCAaccccaacagcagcagcagcagtatccACCTCAGCAAACGCATTTGGACCAGAGCAACCGGAACTTTATACCGGCCCAACCGGCTTACCATCATCCGAACTACGCAAACCAGCAACCTCCGCCGGTGCAGCAGCAGAACTACCAGCCAACCTACCATCATCAGCCGCAGCAACCGTATCCGGGTCAGCAGATTCCGGCGCAGCAGTTTGCACCAGGCCCGAACAACTACTTTGCTCAGCAACCGCAACGACCTCCGTCCCATCCACCGGCTTCAACGACGCCCCACCAGCAGCAGCCGTTCAATCAGACGATCACCGATAGCTTCGACACAAGCGGTGGGGAAAACTGGAACTGGTCCATCGGAGATCAGCAACCGGCGGTAGTCGCTGTGGCCGCAGCTCCCAGCCCCAAACCCGCGGAGGTTCATCAACCGACCTACCAAGACCCCAATTACTCGAACTACTCTGCGCCGATCGTGCCGCCTCCAAACAATTTCAGTTTACCTGGTGCCGGAAACAATACTCAACCGATACTGCCGCCGCCGACGGCGCCGCAGCAACTTGCCCCAAAGGTGCAGGTTGCACAGTTGACGCGACTCAAGAACGAAACCCTGTCGCCGCAGTGGTCCATCGAGAGCCAGGTGTCGCAGACGTCCAGCGATCGTTCGATCGAGAGTGGTGAAATCGGCGAGAGTCGTAGCTCGAACACGGTTCCGTCGGACGACGGGTCTTCCGGCAGGCATGGCGTGGAAAACTACGAGAACATTGGGGCGTACCAGCATGGGATTACGAGCGGCGACGTTCCTGACAAGTTGGACGAGGCGTTGAACTCGTTGAACATCAAGCAGGAACCTCCGCAGGAGGTAGCTCCCGTAGAGGAACGACGCCAGGAGGGTGGTGGCGGCGGCTACCGGGAGTCATCGTTCCCGCCACCTCCGCCGTCGATTGCCGGAGCCAATCAACAGGCCGATGGTGGTGCAGCAGTGCCGTTGCCACCAAAGTCCGCGTCGAAAACTCCACCGTTGCCTCCGATGCCAACCGAGGTCGCAGCAGGTGGTCCACCTCCGCCGATGCAGGCAGGACCACCGCCAAAAGGACCCGCCGGAAATCCGTTCAAACGAACCGGTCAGCGGGCCCACATCGCAACGCCTGGTCTGGCTCCGGCTCCGTCTACGAGTCCTGCCTTCTTCTACCAACCTCCGGCACCGGTTGTCCAGCAGGAAATCACCAATTTGGAGAACCTCGTTCcggaaaatcaagaaattcccGATTCTCGCACCGAGAACGTTGAAAACCTGGAAGTCGCTCCAAGTCATGATCGCAACCAGTACCTTCAAACTGGTCATCTGTCCGAGGAAGGTTACACCGTTTCGCAACCAATCGCCAACGATCCCCAGCAAGCCGACGACAGTCTTCCCCCGCCAGGCCTTTCCCGTTACGTCCCCGGTCAGCAGCAGTCGGAACCTCACCAACAACAAACCGGTCACAACTACCCCGAACCTCCACCCGGCCTAGACCGCATGATCCCGGGCACGGACCTCGAGAACGCCACCGACCTCAACATGGAACGCCAAGTTGACGGAGAAGTATCCGATTCGGCCGCCTCCAACGCCGTGCGACCTTCGAATCACCGCGAACAGGCGATCAGCGATCGTAACCTGTACCTGGTCCCGGGTGAGAGCGACACCCATCATCACAACCAGCAGCGCGTGATCCCCGGAGTCGAAGACGATCGCTACGCTGCGCCACAGGCGCAACCTACCGTAGACATCCCGATCAACGAGCAAACGCGCGAACTCGTCATGGACGGGGAAAACCCGCACGATCCTCCGGCGCAGCAGCCACAACAGCCGATCCACGTGGAAATAAGCCGCGAAGAACCGATCGAGGGTGGCAATACGCTCGATGACGAGCCGGCTGTCAACTCAACGGCAGCTGCAGCGGGAGACTCCGCGCTAACGGTTGAACCGCCGCGCAAGGATCCGTCCAATACGTCAACGGCGGACGAAAGCGACAAAGATCGGTCGATGTTCTACTCAAAGGGCAAGCAGTCCTCTTCGAGGCGGGACGAGGATCCGCTGAGGCGTTCGACGAAGAGCAAGAGTTCGCGCGATCGCTACGATACGGAAGATTCGGACTACAGCGATCGCGAGCGGAGACGGAGAGAGCGCGAGGGAAGTGATGGTCATCGGGATCGGAAGCGTGGTGGCGAGAAGGAAAAGGAACGTCGCAAGGAGGGAGGAGGACGTGGGGAGCGAGATCGGGACCGTGACCGTGGTTATGATCACCGGGATAGAGATCGTAACAG GTACGATCGCGAACGTGGTGATCGCGACCGGTACGGCCGCAAGTACGACCGGGACGCGCGCTACGAAACCGACGGCTCCAAGTACGAGACGGAGCGATCGACGCGCTACGACAAGGACGGAGACGGCAGCAAGCGGTACATTTCCCGCGAGGAGTACTACCGCAAGCGGGAGGAACGCGGTGGTGAAGATCACCGCCGTTACAGGAAGGAGAAGGATCGCGAGCGAGGTGGCGAACGCTACCGGGAAGAGGGACGAAAGG ATGATCGCTACCGCGACGGAGACAAAAGGCGCGATCGCCACGATCGACGCTACGAGTACGAGGACTACCGCACCGGAAGTCGCAACGGAACGGAGCGTGACCGTGCGCGCGGAAGTCGCGAGCCGGATGATCGCAAGGATCCGCGTGATCCTCGCTCCAGCAAATACGCTCCGTCGAGCTCGTCAGCGTACGGTGCGCAGCAGTACGGCGGAGCGGCCACCGCAGCCGGTTATTACGACCCGTACAGTTACTACACCCAGCACCAGGCGTACTACGAGCAGCTGCGCCGTACGAACCCGCAGGCGTACGCCGAGTGGTACCGCACGTACTACAGCCAGAttcaacagcaacagcagcagcaccagcaggcGCAAGTGGGTCACATCCCGCGGGACATGATGGCTGGGGACGACCGGGAGTCGGTCCACTCGGGACGCAGCTCGGCCAACGATAAGGAACG GTTTAATCGCACGACACCGTTCCTCCATCATCAACCCGCGCTCGTCGCCGGCATGTACAATCCGGCCGACGACTACCACCGTCATTTCAATAACCAATCGCAACCATCCGCCATGCTCGACCAGAGCTTCCTCAGCGATGTCTCTGGCCAGCCGACGTCACTGCCAATGTAccatcaccagcagcagcagcaacagcagcggaTGGCCGGCGGAACATTCCCGCAGCATCAACAGCGGGCCACGCCCCTTCTCCTGGACAGGTCGTACCACACTGATAGTGGATATTACCAGCCAAG GTTGGACGCTACCGATGGATCGCTGCGCCAGGAGCAGATGGAAGTGCTCGAGCCGGAAAGGCTGACCCCTCGCAAGTTCCCCGAGATCCACTCGATCGTGAGCATTTCCAGCGGACTGCTGGTCACCGCCAAGAATCAGCTGACTATCAACGGGACGACCGATCTCGTCAAGATTTTGAGCTTGG GTACCAACGAGCCCACCCGCAAGCTGTTCCAGTCCTACCCGGGGCCGCTCGTCAAGAACAAGACCCACAAAAAGTCCGTCATTGAGTTCTGCGAGGAGCAGCTGCGGGCGGGACCGCCACCCTGCACCCTGATCGGTGGCCACACGCTGATCAAGTCGCGCGGCAACTCGATCAATAGTCTGCACTCGTTCGGGTCGAGCGCGAACCGGGGCTCGTTCACGCTGCTGTGGAACTACATCATCCTGCTGCTGAGACAGAACGGG ACCTTTGTCGGCACGGACATCTCGGAGCTGCTGATGCAGAACAAGGTCGAGTTCCCGTTCGAGTCGGCGCAGGCGAGCGCCCGCTCGACGAACGTTAGCGGTCGCAACTCGTCGCTGTCGGCCACGGTCGAGCGTCGCGCCGCTCACGACGCCGAGGGCGAGGAAGATTCGACGGAGCAGGTCGAAAATGCGGAAATCAGCACCGGCACCGACCCCGAAGTGGAAAAGAAGGAACCGCTGAGCGAGCTGGAGATTACGGACAAGTTCCGCAACTATTTGATCTACGGGAACATGAGCGAAGCGCTGGAGTGGGCCACCGAGAATAACTTGTGGGGTCACGCGCTGTTCCTGGCCTCGAAGGTTGACTCGCGGCAGCACGCGAACGTCATGATGAAGTTCGCCAACAAGCTGACGCTGAACGACCCGCTGCAGACGCTGTACCAGCTGCTGAGCGGCCGGACGCCGTCTTCGGTGACGTGCGTCCTGGACGAGAAGTGGGGCGACTGGCGGCCACATCTGGCCATGCTGATGTCGAACAGTTCGGCCAAGCCGGAGCTGATCAAGAAGTCGATCACGACGCTGGGCGATTCGCTGTACAATCGCGGCGATTTGTACGCGGCTCACTTTTGCTACCTCCTGTCGGATGTAACGTTTGGACGGTTCGCGGATGTTAAGGTGGATGGTGGTGCGACCGTTACGGCCAACACGGTGGTCCGGTTGATCCTGCTCGGGTCATCTCACATGCAGCGCACGTTCAAGGAGTTCTCCACGAACGAATCGATCATGATGACCGAGATCTACGAGTACGCGCGATCGCTCAACGAGGAACGGTACGCGATCACTGAATTACAG TACTACAAATACTTGCTCGCCAGTCGCATGTTAGACTACGGAATGCAGCTCAAGTGTCTGCTGTACATGGAGCAGCTGGCGGAACAGATCCAGCTCGATCCTTACAGATTCGACTCTGAGTTCATCCGAAAG GTCTACACGCTGGGCGATCGGTTGAAGTACTACGACCCTGTGTTGGAAAAGGAACTGGACGAATCCGTGGACAACCACGGCCACGGCAACATCTACACCAACGTCGAAGATCCTGCCTGGTTGCAGCGGTTGAGTGCAATACTGATCAACTACAAT TCCACGAATGCTTCCAACTACGCTCCCCAATCGACGTCCTACGACGGCCAGCCGGactacagcaacaacaacagtcaGTACAACAGCTACACCGGTTACAACACCGAACAGCGACCCGGCGCAGGTCAGGAGCAGCTTCAGCAACAACCGTACGGCATCGACCCAACCGAGATCAACAACGAAttcaccaaaatcaaccagcaGCTCGGTCAGCTGAACCTCCAGTACACGGAAGGCTTTGAAccccaacaacaacagcagcagcaacaacaaccaaCTCCAACCCTCAACCAGTACGACCACCACAACTCGATGGCAGCTCCCAGCTACGACCAGGGTTACGACTCGATCAACCAGTCCTCGATGCCAGAGGAGCAAAAGCAGCAAGAAAGCTACGATCAGCAACAGTCacctcagcagcagcagcaaccgtACTCGTACGGTTCGTACGATGGATCTTCCGGTCAGCCGAGCCTGTTCGTGCCGTCGCCGGTTCCAGCTGgacaggagcagcagcagcagcagcaacaacaggcCAGCCCGTACGACTACTGGGGAGCGAACGCTGAG CCACTTTCGAAAACCGCCATCGCCGGTTTGTCCGCCGCGTCCACCATCGCCGCCGTCCACGCCGCCCGGCAGGCCGCTGCCTCCAGCTCGCCCGCTCGGTCCTCCGACATTCCCCGGGGCACCCCGTCGCCGGTTCCGGCCATCGCACTCCAACCGCCGTCACTGTCCTCGTCGAACGCTGCCGTTGGTGGCCCCGACGGTGGCGGCGATGCCATCAACTAC ATGCCAAAGCCTTCCATTTCGATGCCAAATGCGGTCTCCCAGCGGCCGGGGTTCGACGATGAGGATGGAAGCAACGCATCGCCCAAGCATGGAGCGCAAgcgaaccagcagcagcagcagcaggcccCACAGGGAAAAGGGGCAGCTCCGGCGGATCAGTCCAAAAAGGGACAGCCGGCGAAGCCTGCGGCCAACAACCAAGG gtcTGGTTGGTTTGGAGGAATCTGGAACAAGCTGTCCATGAAGCCAAAAAATCAGATGATTCTTCCAGACGATAAGAACCCAACG